The sequence below is a genomic window from Coffea arabica cultivar ET-39 chromosome 4c, Coffea Arabica ET-39 HiFi, whole genome shotgun sequence.
ttgcatatgtgaatagcttaacgaaagcatcttttgcaattgagttttgtcttgtttctgctttgatttggagttttcatgaaatgcacaatttgttttatttgtttatttgattattgtcctgaatttttgttaattctttgagatggccaaaggtgaagttgtttgaccctttgaatattattgttctggaatttgatgaagcccttcattggaaatcccttcattaaaaatcccttcgttgaaaatcccttcctcgagaaagccttcattgagaaagccattggaaatcccttcattaaaaatcccttcgttgaaaaTTCTTCccttgagaaagccttcattgaggagacccttctttgagaaagccttcattgagaaaacccttcattgagaaattctttcattgagaaaatccctttcctgcCAGGATGgaagctgattggttaaagcagcgtcatcaacgattgattctgattgatgtAAAGCAGTCGAATGCTATGTGCCATAGCCAATGTTGCCAAAATgcatggcctgtgttcataacaaaaagatCCGCCACCGATTCTTTGAAGAAAGGAATCAAATGCTAAAGTGATTTTGCTATTGAAAGATGAAGTCAAAGGCGAATTTGtttcaaattggcaagggccattCATTGTTCAAAAGGTATTGTCTGGCGGAGCACGCATTTTGGCAGAGATGGatggacagacattccctcaactTATCAACTCAGACAcgtgtaagaaattctttatttgattatgcaaatttcttctaGGAAATCgtgcaagagacgaggcaaaagtcaggccatcttccttttcgatcaaaacatttcatccctagtcatcccctttgagctatcagaacaataattttcgtttggcaacccctgagaattgcaaaccccacactggggcaaattcattttgaaaaagacgatcagaaaggaaaagaaaaccctatactggggcaaatttattttgaaagagagatgaaaaggaaaagagaaccccacactggagcaaatttagtttttgaaagaaaaatgcaaaaagtgagaagaatgcaatgaagaaaatacaaagaaagaaatatccaatcaaactggggcaaatttcctcggtttcgttcaaaattggagataatttcaaaatgatgcaatctcaggttatttcacacctctcattaaaatttgctttcaaacctcaacttttcttgaaaacacctcCACCTgatctcattacaaaagcccaaagtcctggctatcgtcacttgttgtatttctattaggaagtttgctaatcaactgacaagtgatgtccatGGTGCCTTCGCTTAAgtctataagggaagcgcattttactgatgtcagcaatttttcaacttacatttctgaggcgattatggttgagctcttccattgcttccttaggtgaaaacccgaaaggacacctcaaaagaaaaggaggaaaagaaagaaaaaagaaaaaaaaacagaaaagggtGGGGCCAACCTTggtgaaaatccgaaagggTGTCGAGGTAGGGTTTTGCAGCAAGcaagcacgaggaggaacagcTGCTGACTTAGTTCACttagatttctcctcatttttgtaatatttttgCCAATGCTGAATCCCAGAACAAGGATATCCAGagattcgaatatgacatccgttggccaaaactgtgtcattttgtaaaacattcttttgcatatACATTCTTAAAAAgctcatttttttaaattacttgcattcatggcatttttgtagaatgtaagcacaaatggttatgtgtgcattcttgtgcatattcatttttacatgacatgtgatttttcttgcatacatcattctttatcattgaattgtggtgaatAACAATCCTCTTGGTTTATTGAAAATCCTTGGATATCAAAGGCCTTATAagcattggaagtcaatggaatTTGATTAGATCACAGAGCAAAGTTGAGTTTTCGAAGTATCAAGGGAACACATCaaagtactcatgtttacacatttcttgagGGAGGAATTGATCGGATGGTGGTGGTAtcgtttgttttatttcttttgcagGTACATGTTCGGTTTCAAATAACggaactggggcaaatttttgaactGTGAGATGTCGTCCAAGAATTGAATATTCATGGTTCGAACAGAGGAAAGGGATTGAATCAAAGTTTTGAGGAAAAACAATAATACCATAAAGCAGATCGAGAGATCGGTGACGATAATTGAAatgggggcaaattattttgagaagatctttttaaaaaaaaatcatcaaaaaaataaaaaataataaaaaaatcaatcaaaaaccaaaagcgaaaaagaagaaaagaaagaaagaagcacAAGATAGAACAAAAGGGGTGGAGGCGACCTTTGTGAAAATCTGAAAGGGCACTAAGTGTTTCAGCCAACATCAGACTCCAGAGCAGAGATATTTGAAAGGGTCAAGGATGACGTTTCATGCTAAAGGTTTTTCACAGTATATGATCATAATCATGGGATTTGGGCAAGTGACAATCTTTTGAGCTGTTCATCCCTGAGAAAGCACAATGGAACAACGAACAGTTGACGATCTTGATTCCAGACAAGGAAGTTTGTTTCAATGAAATGTCAGAAATTAGAAGCCTCCAGGTGGCTTGATGTGAATAGCTtgccgccaacctcggcaggaccgggtcaacctcggcaggaccggattttatcccgctgaccgttcatatttcgttgggaccgggtttcatcccgctaacctcggcaggaccgggttttatcccgctgaccgttcatatCACGTTGgaaccgggttctatcccgccaatctcggcaggaccggattttatcccgctgaccgttcgtatcacgttgggaccgggttttatcccgccaacttcggcaggaccgggttctatcccgttGACTGCTTATATCATGTGGGGACCGGGTTTTTATCCCGCCaacttcggcaggaccgggttttatctcGCTGATCGTCCACACCCCGTCAGACTCAggtattatcccactgaccaattcatcactggggcaaattttgggataaattttcaaataaatttgaTACAGTTACACAGcgactagccgtgggtcagtcccactagtgagcatttccttttattccgccactagccgtaggtcagtcccactagtgcgcattttctttttattcctgccactgaacatgggtcagtcctaccagtgagcacttcatttacatttctgtccgggtctatcccgtttacatttttgtccgggtctatcacgtttttaaattcttgttcaggtcagtcccgttttaaatttctgttcgggtcagtcccgttttaaattcatgttcgggtcagtcccgttttagaattcctgttcgttggaatcattttgcagccaaataacacaggtaagtatttggtgtctacttctttgtctcaagtttttccaaaactcagacaaagaggggcaaactgtagacaccaaaattttggttttgaattttatttatttaattagtttaatttgagatttatttgtttcaattttaggtttattttagTTAATTCCTGTTTCGTGTCtcttattttaattagtttacgaacatttattttatctactaattcaaaaagaaaaagaagaaaagaaaaagaaaaaaagacaaattgttcacaaaatatgtttatttattttttttaattcaatcttttgacatttttatttatttttgttaagttattttgaaaaaaaggaaaagaagaaaaacgatgaaaaaggaaaagacaaaagaaaagaaaatggagtttgcactttgttgtttctagtttatttatttttatccaatgttaattaaattatttttgttatttatttttattatcaaatttgttttaattaatctaaaaaaaaagggaatacacgacagcaagctgcgttttttcgTAGCTTGCAAAGAAAGGTtcgggcagcccttggctgcaaatatagaaAGGATGGTTAAGGGTTTAGGGTTGGTTTTTCtcccatataaaaagaaaaggatgagAGCCAGAGGGGGGCGGCGGACAGAGATAAGAGTGAGAGAGGTTGAGAGGGTACAGAATGGGTGAAGTTTagcagaaaacaaaaaaagcaagagagagagctatAGAGGAGACGGGGAGGTTTTGACGGCTAAAACTAGAGAGAGCAGAGAGAGTTTGGGGGGTTGAGAAAAGAAAGCATCGACTGACGGCTGGAAAATTGGAAGGGAGAGGCCGAGAGAGAGTGACggcagaaagaaagaaaccgaGAGGGCTAGAGGGAGAGCTTGGGCTGGACAGTAGGGATctgaaggaagaaaagaagactTTGAGAGAGTAAATAGGAGAGGCGGCGAAGGAAGGAAAGCTGCAGTAGCCATTGAAGTCGAGATTCACTACTGCCACCATTTCAGCCCTCCATCGCCACCAGCAGATCTTCACCGAAGGTATTTCAGTCATGGATTCATGCCAAGTTTGGATTTTTCTGCTGTTATTATTTGGTTTATGATTGAGGAACGCATGGGGTTTTGACCTGGGATTGTTAGCGGCAGTAGTTTGGTTTCCTCGGTGATGGTTTTATCATGAACTTAAGATGCTTGTGTGGGGTGTGTATAGCTGATGATTAAGATAAACAAGCCCAGCAAAACGTAAATCTTTTCTTCCTGTTATTAGATTCGCATGACCTGTCATGTTTGCTACCATAGGTGAGTCCAGGAGAATAGCCAAAGGTCGAGAGAGATGGTTTGTTTTTGCTATTTCCTTACGTTGCCGTGCATTTCATAGGCTAAAGGTGTTCCCTTTTCGTAGTTTACTGGTTTACTTTTTGTATGACTTTGTTTGATGATCTTGTATCCTGGAATCAGATTATCTTAGGCTGAAGTTCGTGTATAAGAATccgctgctgcaacaagcttgaGGTTCTCGGTTTATTGCAGCAGCATGGACAGTCTTGTCTCTCTTTGGTTGCTGGAATTCGTTAGTCGTTTGAAGTGTTTGGATTGCTGGTTATTTGACAGAGTGCCATGTGCATGCTTGTCGTGAATCCCTTGCTTTACATCTGTGCTGCATTTTCATATCTAATAGCATTATTGAACCTATTAGGAATAGGTAGGTGCATCATGTGTGTTGCCAATAATGCTGTGATGAAGTTTTAGCAAGTTTTGGTTAATAAGCTTGggtcaaaaaaaatgaaaatctgtTCTACGTTGGGTGTTTGTTGCTGTGAGAATGCAGGCTGAATGTTTGCATGGGTTTtggtttcaaaagaaaatgttTCAGTTGTTCTTTGTTTCATGGCATGACGATGGCGGTTCATGCATTTAGTTCCTCCCAATTTTGTGCCAAGATAGTACTAGTCCATACAGAAATTCTCTTGTGATAATCTTCTTTATGCACGAACAAAAACCATCAGCTCACTTTCATTCATGAAACCAGAGCGAGGTGAGCGAAGTTGCTGCAAATCCTCACgttgcttttctgcattttatgCTCGGTGGTTTTGATTGTGTTTGGGGTGAGATTAACAACATGGGCTTGGGGTCATTGCATTTGTGTTTGGTCTGGTTTGAGTTGTTTCATCAATCTGTCccggttggaatgaggaaagtTGCAGCTAGCTTCGCATTGCAGCTAGCTTAGAATTGCAGAAACCTTCATCAGCTGCTGGAACTTTTGGCAGAAAGCTTTGTTCGTTGTTTTTTGCATGAAACCATTTGCATGAAGATTTTCCTCATTCTGGTTCCGCCATTTCCTTACATGCATGATAAGCTAGATAAGAACATGAGGTTGGGTTTTGGCTTGAGAGGTTGTGAATCTGTCAAGGCGAAGTAGTAGAAGCTTAGCATGAGAAAATTGCAGAGAATTTTGCTGCACTCTTCCGTTTCCTTTCGGTCAATTCAAGTTCTTTGCTTGAATCCCGCAACCAAATCTTTATGTTTGTTTTAGTTGGTGTTTGGTAGTCAAGACCTTGGAGTTTTGGTGAATTCAtttgcatgatgaaatggatggaagGTTGCAGCtgaatttttcagaaaaaacaAATCTGTGAATGAAGAAGAAAGCATCCGTTTGCATGcatgcattttttctaaaattatacTTTGGCCCCCAAGTTTTCCTTTGTCTCACTATGGCTCAAATAATTGAAAATTGATCAATTTAATCCCttaaatttctttaatttttttttgcaatcaagtctctACTttgtcttaatttcttaaacatGAGTTGTCTGCTTTCTTTCAAGTGCCTTTGACTAATTTAATTTATGCTTATTTCTATTTTTGCGATTGTTTGTTaataaagtgatgccttgacctttttcctttatttttggagggtaaataagtcatttcaccccattagagctccaactcaagggaggtacacattatcccttatttttgactttatttgatcctatgtgcgtatatgtgtcttatgtgtgcaattgcatgactttaagtgtttatttccttTCCATTTTATTTATTGCTCTAGTTGCTTAGTTTTTGCTTTAAATTTAGTTCAACTTTGATCATTtaaaaggcacttgaatgccaatttgtaatagttaggtatttcttgcaactgtttattttatttcccccttttagattgtagtaggcttccccctaaaactgtaatagttagggtcttgattgccttatgtgttttgcatgtctatgtgctatgtgtttaatcgctttcttaggttttggcatctagatatgcatgcctatgtgttatgtgaattatgtgcttacatgtctacttgctttaattatgcataTTACTTATATacgtgtatgatggatgcaaatgcaagTAACCGTGGccagtccaatgctagtcatggctGTCTcctcgagctcttacaagtccaatgcttgtgagagagcgctagaaaagggttagtccaatgctagacccaataggccatctTCTCTTGTTTgtacatatttgcatgtttcactacatttcatgcatttttcttagttttctagcatttggcatgctcctccaatcctttccccttcattttaggtttttgcctcctcatgctagttatagggtacatttgcttgagagtcccctttcgataagggaaacgagcgagtgtggctacaaaatagccttagcacgctagttcccccttctaatcaaaggaaaaatcaaagtcatgaaattaggagtcattcccgtacccgacttgatgcattcctctaggttcatatattctcatttttatcatatcacttttctcactttctttatccacatttttatcatattacatatatttttctcaatccacatgccatgtttgcatatctttcttctttatcatttattttctatCTCACGAATTGCATCCAATTGCACTTAcatgtatctactatcatattttcatccatttgcaaataagcacctttattttctcaatctGCACACATGCATTTGACTTACATTTGCACATATGCAtgtttttcttacattttcacacttgcactcatacttgagtctccatttgcatcattcgcgacctctatgaggactttccttattggccaccacaactcatgtggttgggaccaaaaagtctcgtaagagacattttagatttaggattgtatttcttttttcatattcattagtcatatccaacatgcaacgcatattttgggtagaagaattaggaaaagtggggctaagtcgcgcaactagctttggctagggtaaggaagtgccttaggctttgcctttgccttcttccttatcaaatgtgacccccgatccctttctttggttacgaaaacctaaaagttctttaaaagggtttgtttacttttccgttcaaaaacaaaaaatcatttttttgggtgacttggtacaccctaactctataccaagtggcgactccatttttcatccaaaaaatcctttttgaactttatttgaccAAActgtcgcatttcacaatcccacggccttttattttcactttcacacacgttcacatatatATCTCatacactactttcacaccatttcaaaaagtggggcgcgacagggaTCATTTCCCGAGCTGGCTGGTGGCGCAGTGGGGCGTGCACCTGGCAAGCTCGGCATTTCTGTACCAGTTCTGCGGCATCTTGGAAGACGGAGGGCCAATAGTAGCCCAAGAGAAGGCACTTTTTGGCCAATACCCCGGGACCCCACATGTGCCGCACATATCCCTTCATGGATTTCGTGAAGGACGTAGTCACCTTCCTCGGGAGTCACGCACTTTAGCCAGGGAGATAAGTATGACCTCCTGTAGAGGGTTCTCCCAGCGTAGGCGTACTTGGCAGCTCTGAGCTGGATCCAGCGAGCCTCGATTTTATTCTCAGGGAGGGCACCCGAGCTGAGGAAGTTTACGAGGGGGGTCATCCAGGTGGCCGAGTTGTCTATAGCCAGGACCTGGACCTGGTCGATACTTTTCTGCTTTACCACCTCTACCAAAACTTCCTTGTTCAGGTGCGCAAACGAGGAGGATGCCAGCTTTGACAGGGCATCTGCACGCTTGTTTTGCGATCTTGGCACCCGCTCGATTTCAAATGTATTAAACAGGGTTATTGCCTCCTGCACCTTGGCCAGATATTTCTTCATGACCTCCTCCTTGGCCTCGTATTCCCCGCGAACTTGGAGGACAATGAGCTGAGAGTCGCTCCGGACTTTAATCGCAGTTACACCCATCTGGTGGGCTATCCGCAACCCCATCAATAGGGCCTCATACTCAGCCTCATTATTAGACGCGGGGAAGTCGAACCGGAGAGCATAAGTCAGCTCTTCCCCGGTTGGCGAGATGAGCAGCAGACCTGCTTCGCTTCCCTCCTTGCTGGAGGCCCCCGTCTACGAACAGTACCCATGGCTCCTTCAGCCGTACATCCTCGCGCAGAGGGCTTAGCTCGGTTAGGGTCAAGCTGGCCCCCTCAGCAAGGAAGTCTGCCAAGGCCTGGGCCTTGATGGCTGTGCGAGGCTGATAGCAGATGTCATGCTCGGCCAGCTCGACGGCCCATTTGGTCATCCTGCCCGAGACTTCGGGTTTGGTGAGTATCTGCCGTAGGGGCTGGTCGGTCATGACGACAATGCTGTGGGCCTGGAAATAAGGTCGGAGTTTTCGGGCAGAGTGCACCAAAGCCAGGACCAGTTTTTCAGCCGGCGTGTACCGCGTCTCCGGCTCTTGTAGAGCACGACTGACATAATATATCGGCCTTTGAACCCCCCTGTCCTCCCGCACCAAGACCACACTAACGGTTTCGTTGCAAGCAGACAGGTATAGGAACAGGGTCTCCCCCTGCTCCGGGGCGGTCAGAGTGGGTAGCTCTGCTAAGTATGCCTTGAGGTCGGCGAAGGCTTTC
It includes:
- the LOC140004759 gene encoding uncharacterized protein, which produces MGLRIAHQMGVTAIKVRSDSQLIVLQVRGEYEAKEEVMKKYLAKVQEAITLFNTFEIERVPRSQNKRADALSKLASSSFAHLNKEVLVEVVKQKSIDQVQVLAIDNSATWMTPLVNFLSSGALPENKIEARWIQLRAAKYAYAGRTLYRRSYLSPWLKCVTPEEGDYVLHEIHEGICAAHVGSRGIGQKVPSLGLLLALRLPRCRRTGTEMPSLPGARPTAPPASSGNDPCRAPLFEMV